The DNA region TTGATAATGGTTTCAATCCCACGGCAATCATTGCATCTTCCAATATTTTACGATTTTTTATTTGCGTAGCGGATAATTGCATATAACTGCGATGCGCTTTTTCAGTAAAATTGTCAAATTCCGTAGGCATCGCCAATTCCTTTCCTGTTTTTAAATCATACAAACTAATATCTACGGCAGTCCCTCTATTGTGATCGCTACCATGTGCAGGATTGGCGGCATAACGATCATCGGGAACAATTTTCCACATCAATTGCGTGATATGATAAGGTCGATACGCGTCAAAAAGTAAAATACCAAAGCCTGATTCATTCAACGCTTGATTTGCTTTTTGTAATGCTTCTGCCATTTCAATAGTTGCAAATGGTTGAAAATCATGATATAATACTTGTTTAGTAAAATTATGTGTAGTACTGTAAGATATATTTTCTTTTAAATTGGGTATGTATTGAGACAATAGAACCAAGCGTTTATTTTTCGGCACGCTTTTTTCATATTGAGATACGCTTTTTATAGAAGTGAGTTGCGCGCCACTTTTTCCATAAATTATGCTCAAAGTCAATATTATAGAAATAGAAATGAATGGATTTAAACACTTATTTTTCATTTTTTGTTATATTGCGAAACATTGAATAATAAATATAGAAACGAACCCAAACAAAGATAATTTGAAAGTATTGAAATCATCCTCTCTAAATTTTAATCCATTTTAGTGGCGAAACGTGGCTCATTTGTAATCTGGCAACTCCTCCTATTTGTAGGAGTAGTTTTCATTTGCACAAAATCTTATGGACAAGCCAAAATACAACCTGCAAATGCGGATCATGGGAAAATTGTACTTGGAGTTGCTAGTTTCTACAGCAAAAGCCTACAAGGAAGTGAAACATCTACGGGAGAAACTTTAGATCAAGATAAAATGACGGGAGCAAGTAATTTTTTTAAATTAAATGCTTGGGTTCGCGTTACCAATCTAAGTAATAACAAATCTATTGTAGTAAGGATAAATGATCGAATGCACCAAAGAATGGCAGATAGAGGAAGAGTGATTGATGTAACTCGAGGAGGGGCCATTCAATTAGGTTATCTATATAGAGGACTTACACGAGTAAAACTCGAGGAAGTCCCTCCAAATACAAAAGAATAAATGGATTATTTTTTTATAGTGCGAATTAAAAAATCGGCATACATTTTATGAATAAGACCGTCAGCTAATCCGATTTTTGGCACCAAAATCTCTTTAATCCCTGCCCATTTCATTACATTGACATAGATCTGAAGTGCAGGCACAATTACATCTGCACGATCCTCTCTTAAATTGAATTTTTCAATTCTTTCTATTACAGTTAAAGGTTCTAATTCAGTTAAATACTCTTTCAAAAGTGGTAAATGCAGAGGTGTACCATCCTTGCGTTTACTCATTGAGAAGACCTTATTAATATTACCACCAGAACCAATTGCCGTCAAAGGAACGGACGCATTTTTGATATAGGTTTTGATAGCTAATTGTAATTCCTCCCAATTTTCTTTCGTTACCAAACCTTGCAAAATTCTGATCGTACCAATATTGAATGATTTACGGTAAATATGTTTTCCATCTTTGAAAAAACTCAATTCCGTACTACCACCACCCACATCTATATATAAATAACCATTTTTGCTATCCAAACTTTCCGCAAAATGATTTTCAAAAACTAATGAAGCTTCCTCATCGCCTGAAATAATTTCAATATTGATGTCTGCTGCTTTCTTCACTTTCTCAATAATCTCACTACTATTTTTGGCATCGCGCATCGCACTTGTAGCACAAGCACGCAAATAGGGAACTTGGTAAGCGGAAAGT from Rhizosphaericola mali includes:
- a CDS encoding M15 family metallopeptidase: MKNKCLNPFISISIILTLSIIYGKSGAQLTSIKSVSQYEKSVPKNKRLVLLSQYIPNLKENISYSTTHNFTKQVLYHDFQPFATIEMAEALQKANQALNESGFGILLFDAYRPYHITQLMWKIVPDDRYAANPAHGSDHNRGTAVDISLYDLKTGKELAMPTEFDNFTEKAHRSYMQLSATQIKNRKILEDAMIAVGLKPLSTEWWHFSLSNSKIYPLLDLDYTELK
- a CDS encoding septal ring lytic transglycosylase RlpA family protein; amino-acid sequence: MAKRGSFVIWQLLLFVGVVFICTKSYGQAKIQPANADHGKIVLGVASFYSKSLQGSETSTGETLDQDKMTGASNFFKLNAWVRVTNLSNNKSIVVRINDRMHQRMADRGRVIDVTRGGAIQLGYLYRGLTRVKLEEVPPNTKE
- a CDS encoding Ppx/GppA phosphatase family protein; this translates as MKFAAIDIGSNAARLLIVDVIEQKNKKPEFNKINLVRVPLRLGLDVFKSKQISPEREDMILESMQAFRHLLSAYQVPYLRACATSAMRDAKNSSEIIEKVKKAADINIEIISGDEEASLVFENHFAESLDSKNGYLYIDVGGGSTELSFFKDGKHIYRKSFNIGTIRILQGLVTKENWEELQLAIKTYIKNASVPLTAIGSGGNINKVFSMSKRKDGTPLHLPLLKEYLTELEPLTVIERIEKFNLREDRADVIVPALQIYVNVMKWAGIKEILVPKIGLADGLIHKMYADFLIRTIKK